A single Parabacteroides timonensis DNA region contains:
- a CDS encoding DUF3990 domain-containing protein, with product MKLYHGSINAVKKPSLSRGRKNTDFGKGFYTTTSYEQARKWSIIKRNREVEPDKTKAVVSVYEVDDNILSKDYRIRRFNGATLEWLEFVIGNRKGNKTELFDMVMGPVANDKLYATLLLYEQGTLTADATIEQLKTHALFDQLSFHSTEALKELRFLFSEEVE from the coding sequence ATGAAATTATATCATGGATCCATCAATGCGGTGAAGAAGCCGAGCCTTTCGCGAGGACGAAAGAATACCGATTTTGGAAAAGGCTTTTATACGACTACCAGCTATGAGCAGGCCAGAAAGTGGTCCATCATTAAGAGAAATCGTGAAGTTGAGCCTGATAAAACTAAAGCTGTTGTTTCTGTTTATGAAGTTGATGATAATATTCTGAGTAAGGATTATCGTATCCGTCGCTTTAACGGGGCAACATTGGAGTGGTTGGAATTTGTTATTGGAAATCGGAAAGGGAATAAAACGGAACTATTCGATATGGTGATGGGACCGGTTGCCAATGATAAGTTATATGCGACCTTGTTGCTTTACGAACAAGGGACATTGACGGCTGATGCTACAATTGAACAGCTTAAAACTCATGCGCTTTTTGATCAACTTTCGTTTCATTCGACAGAAGCGCTTAAAGAACTCAGGTTCTTGTTTTCTGAAGAGGTCGAATGA
- a CDS encoding DUF3791 domain-containing protein, which translates to MGTTIENAILPFKLQQFVAFIMEKKRFSLKDALCYLYGTELYNKLMDSSAKMWYLSTLILYDMLEKEKVEKKERETKDSAVLLFQIFCIENYKEEKHLSAEETLSLFIQYDVFDYLQQVFEMLHTQSREYIISEVATYIKNRKKTGK; encoded by the coding sequence ATGGGTACTACAATTGAAAATGCAATATTACCATTTAAGCTTCAGCAGTTTGTCGCTTTTATTATGGAGAAGAAAAGGTTTTCTCTAAAGGATGCTTTATGTTATTTATATGGTACGGAGCTGTATAATAAGCTGATGGATAGTTCGGCTAAGATGTGGTATTTGAGTACGCTTATTCTTTATGATATGTTGGAAAAAGAAAAGGTGGAGAAGAAGGAACGAGAGACAAAAGATTCGGCTGTATTATTGTTCCAGATATTCTGTATTGAGAACTATAAGGAAGAAAAGCATCTCTCTGCGGAAGAGACTTTGTCACTCTTCATCCAATATGATGTATTTGATTATTTACAGCAGGTATTTGAGATGTTGCATACACAGAGTCGCGAATATATAATATCGGAGGTCGCTACATATATTAAGAACAGAAAAAAGACAGGAAAATGA
- a CDS encoding ATP-binding protein: MMNTGLQKLPIGIQSFEDLRSKGYAYVDKTALIYEMVTMGKPYFLSRPRRFGKSLLISTLEAYFRGKKELFKGLAIEKLEKDWFEYPVLHLDLNAEKYVASESLSLLLSNHLTRWEEIYGVGKDESSLSTRFAGIIRRAYEKSGKQVVVLIDEYDKPLLQALGDEALLESYQSTLKAFYGVLKSADPYLQFVLLTGVTKFAHVSVFSDLNQLNDISMTRQYATLCGMTKDELTANFMNEITDLGDANDLTVEETVATLTKKYDGYHFHPAVEGVFNPFSVLNVLEKQDFSNYWFQTGTPTFLIKLLKKSNYDLRRIIEGVELRASAFSEYRVDANNPIPVIYQSGYLTIKDYDKEFQNYTLRFPNEEVEYGFLNFIVPFYTPVSDDESGFYIEQFIRELRAGETDAFLTRLKAFFADFPYELNDRTERHYQVVFYLVFKLMGQFCDAEVRSARGRADAVVKTKDYIYVFEFKLDGSAADAVRQIDEKGYLIPYVADNRTLIKVGVSFSAEERNISEWITID, translated from the coding sequence ATGATGAATACAGGACTTCAAAAACTGCCGATTGGAATACAGAGCTTCGAGGATTTGAGGAGCAAAGGGTATGCCTATGTCGATAAGACTGCTCTGATTTATGAAATGGTAACGATGGGTAAACCTTATTTTCTGAGCCGTCCACGACGTTTCGGAAAGAGTTTGCTGATCTCAACACTGGAAGCTTATTTCCGGGGAAAGAAAGAACTGTTTAAAGGACTGGCCATCGAAAAGCTAGAGAAAGACTGGTTTGAATATCCGGTGTTGCATCTGGATTTGAATGCGGAGAAGTATGTGGCTTCTGAGTCATTGTCCTTGCTGTTGAGTAATCATCTTACGCGTTGGGAAGAGATATATGGAGTTGGGAAAGATGAATCTTCCTTGTCGACTCGTTTTGCGGGAATTATTCGCCGAGCTTATGAGAAGAGCGGAAAGCAAGTGGTTGTTCTTATCGACGAGTATGATAAACCTTTATTGCAGGCTTTAGGAGATGAAGCATTGTTGGAATCTTATCAAAGTACGTTAAAAGCTTTTTACGGTGTACTAAAGAGTGCCGATCCTTACCTGCAATTCGTATTGCTTACCGGAGTGACCAAATTTGCTCATGTGAGCGTGTTCAGTGATCTGAATCAGCTGAACGATATCAGTATGACGCGTCAGTATGCTACTCTTTGCGGTATGACAAAGGATGAGTTGACTGCTAATTTCATGAATGAGATAACAGATCTGGGTGATGCGAATGATCTTACAGTAGAAGAAACTGTTGCTACATTGACAAAGAAATATGACGGATATCATTTTCATCCAGCGGTCGAAGGTGTCTTTAATCCGTTCAGTGTATTGAATGTCCTGGAAAAACAGGATTTCAGTAATTACTGGTTTCAAACGGGAACTCCTACTTTCCTTATTAAACTTCTGAAGAAAAGCAATTATGATTTGCGTAGGATCATTGAAGGTGTCGAGTTACGTGCTTCGGCTTTCTCGGAATACAGGGTGGATGCCAATAACCCGATTCCGGTGATTTATCAAAGTGGCTACCTGACGATAAAAGATTATGATAAGGAGTTTCAGAATTATACGCTTCGTTTTCCCAATGAGGAAGTGGAATATGGCTTTCTGAATTTTATAGTACCTTTCTATACTCCGGTCTCGGATGATGAAAGCGGTTTTTATATCGAACAGTTTATACGTGAACTTCGCGCCGGGGAAACGGATGCGTTTCTGACGCGGCTGAAGGCTTTCTTTGCCGATTTTCCTTATGAGTTGAACGATCGGACAGAGCGCCATTATCAGGTAGTCTTCTATTTGGTGTTTAAGCTGATGGGGCAATTTTGTGATGCGGAGGTTCGCAGTGCCAGAGGGCGTGCGGATGCCGTGGTGAAAACGAAAGATTATATTTATGTTTTTGAGTTTAAACTGGATGGCAGTGCAGCAGATGCTGTTCGCCAGATCGACGAGAAAGGTTATCTGATCCCTTATGTGGCAGATAACCGTACTTTAATAAAAGTGGGTGTTTCTTTCAGTGCAGAAGAACGGAATATTTCAGAATGGATAACGATTGATTAA
- a CDS encoding D-Ala-D-Ala carboxypeptidase family metallohydrolase, which translates to MESKKTWLSEHFCLEELTYSRTAVEHAIDNVPSPEAKVSLQHLVVCLLEPLRQLYKKPIAVLSGYRNGEVNRLVGGVAASQHVKGEAADCYTPEGPAKLLELLMRSGLPFDQAILYKRRKFLHLSLKTSGKNRMQVILCMLCVVFLFAGCGVRRTATGMHREERRDSVRVSRRDSLIRVANLEITDSLSWELEQVVYLPPDSSGVQYLQSITTAKAARICSWTDSLLVVADSHTEYERLITENLTAQSTARSLSRNPFPPLAGLALLLLFSLWIACKLRRGNKGCF; encoded by the coding sequence ATGGAAAGTAAAAAGACCTGGTTGAGTGAGCATTTCTGTCTGGAAGAGCTTACGTATAGCCGGACGGCAGTAGAACATGCGATCGACAATGTACCGTCTCCCGAAGCAAAGGTGTCGTTGCAACATCTGGTAGTTTGTTTACTGGAACCGCTGCGGCAGTTATATAAGAAGCCGATCGCTGTCCTGAGCGGTTATCGTAATGGGGAAGTGAATCGTCTGGTGGGTGGTGTGGCTGCGAGTCAGCATGTGAAGGGGGAGGCTGCCGATTGCTATACACCCGAAGGACCGGCGAAGCTATTGGAGCTTTTGATGCGGTCGGGATTGCCTTTCGATCAGGCGATTTTGTATAAACGCAGGAAGTTCCTTCATCTTTCATTGAAAACTTCGGGAAAAAATCGTATGCAGGTTATTCTCTGCATGTTATGTGTCGTTTTTTTGTTTGCAGGATGTGGAGTACGCAGAACTGCAACAGGCATGCATCGGGAAGAGCGCAGGGATTCGGTAAGGGTAAGCCGCCGGGACAGCCTGATCCGCGTCGCGAACCTGGAGATCACCGACAGCCTTTCGTGGGAGTTGGAGCAGGTCGTATATTTGCCGCCGGACAGTTCCGGCGTGCAATACCTGCAAAGCATCACTACTGCCAAAGCCGCCCGTATCTGTTCATGGACCGACTCGCTACTTGTCGTAGCGGACAGCCATACGGAATATGAACGTCTTATTACGGAAAATCTCACTGCTCAAAGCACTGCCCGGTCTTTGTCCCGGAATCCTTTCCCGCCTCTTGCCGGATTGGCCTTATTATTGCTGTTTTCTCTGTGGATTGCGTGTAAACTAAGGAGGGGAAATAAGGGTTGTTTTTAA
- a CDS encoding HU family DNA-binding protein — MAIKFKMVPRKNLGDDQKEHPEKQYAQMVCGDLVTFDELIEEVTDSSGVSSASVKAVLDRVNVVSIRHLRNGRRVNLGELGNLRFSFGSDGVTDAKDFDVSMIREPRVCFFPGKALRIAKSRTNFEKVASEDKNEGGGSGEDDRPVIE, encoded by the coding sequence ATGGCAATCAAATTCAAAATGGTTCCGCGTAAGAATCTGGGAGACGACCAGAAGGAACATCCGGAAAAACAGTATGCACAGATGGTTTGCGGTGACCTGGTGACTTTCGATGAACTGATCGAAGAGGTAACCGACAGCTCGGGAGTGAGTAGCGCCAGCGTGAAAGCGGTACTGGATCGCGTGAATGTGGTATCGATACGTCACCTGCGCAACGGGCGTCGTGTCAATCTGGGAGAATTGGGTAATCTCCGTTTTTCTTTTGGTTCGGATGGAGTTACCGATGCGAAGGATTTCGATGTCAGTATGATTCGCGAACCGCGTGTTTGCTTCTTCCCCGGCAAGGCTTTGCGCATCGCCAAGAGCCGGACCAACTTCGAGAAGGTGGCTTCTGAAGATAAGAATGAAGGTGGAGGCAGTGGTGAGGATGACAGACCGGTGATTGAATAA
- a CDS encoding tetratricopeptide repeat protein: MKKIVTEGLAGLCMLAVLPSCKTSRQEMPTAGRMERAQAVVVEKDSSAAILVRHTEIPLLKMDALAVYGEMISYLSPEPAICPAEQLSSEKLTAYIGFPAGGVKLDLKYGNNRAELEKLKERLSRLQDGEKKIQSVRLTGFASPDGSTTENERLAGNRAVGFKNYLQKLPELAGGVPVTIDWVGEDWEGLRELVAKSGRSYRTQVLSVLDTYTDADSRRKQLKALEKGTVYKDIEKSFFSRLRRMELDIAYETTVKAGAQSPDLQALAEKVVTDPERLTLGELLQVAVLYRPGTEQYREVYELAAYRFPDSREAVLNAGAASLALGDKEAAAYFLQRVADDPRSWNNLGVLALMENDPSEAVSWFRKAMPQNPRLSRHNIRIAQGY, translated from the coding sequence ATGAAGAAAATAGTAACGGAAGGATTGGCCGGCTTGTGTATGCTGGCTGTCCTGCCTTCCTGTAAGACCAGCCGGCAAGAGATGCCGACGGCAGGACGGATGGAAAGAGCCCAGGCGGTTGTTGTTGAGAAGGATTCATCGGCGGCGATCCTGGTGCGTCACACCGAGATCCCTTTATTGAAGATGGATGCTCTGGCTGTTTATGGGGAGATGATAAGTTATCTCTCCCCGGAACCGGCAATCTGCCCGGCAGAACAATTGAGTAGTGAAAAGCTGACGGCTTATATCGGTTTCCCGGCCGGAGGTGTCAAGCTCGACCTGAAATATGGGAATAACCGGGCTGAACTGGAAAAACTGAAAGAACGCTTATCTCGTTTGCAGGATGGGGAAAAGAAGATACAGTCGGTCCGCTTGACTGGCTTTGCTTCGCCCGACGGCAGTACGACGGAGAATGAGCGGCTGGCGGGTAACCGGGCTGTAGGTTTTAAAAACTATCTGCAAAAACTGCCGGAGCTGGCGGGCGGTGTGCCGGTCACGATCGACTGGGTAGGCGAGGACTGGGAAGGTCTGCGGGAACTGGTTGCGAAATCGGGGCGTAGCTACCGTACGCAGGTTCTGTCGGTTCTGGATACTTATACCGATGCCGATAGCCGGAGGAAGCAGTTGAAGGCGCTTGAAAAAGGGACTGTATATAAGGATATAGAGAAAAGTTTCTTTTCGCGGCTGCGGCGGATGGAGTTGGATATTGCGTATGAGACGACTGTAAAAGCAGGGGCGCAATCGCCCGACTTGCAGGCGTTGGCGGAAAAGGTCGTTACCGATCCGGAGCGGCTGACGCTCGGTGAATTGCTGCAAGTGGCTGTGTTATACCGTCCGGGAACGGAACAGTATCGCGAAGTGTATGAGTTGGCAGCTTATCGTTTTCCCGATAGCCGGGAGGCAGTGTTGAATGCCGGGGCTGCTTCGCTTGCTTTGGGGGATAAGGAAGCGGCGGCCTACTTTTTACAGCGGGTTGCCGATGATCCGCGTTCGTGGAACAATCTGGGGGTACTGGCTTTGATGGAGAATGATCCGTCGGAAGCTGTTTCATGGTTTCGTAAGGCGATGCCGCAGAATCCGCGCCTGTCGCGTCATAATATTCGCATAGCGCAGGGATATTGA
- a CDS encoding HU family DNA-binding protein produces the protein MNKTDLVNELATKMRIPQYQSRQFVNAFQEVLAETLKQDAIVLQGFGSFEPWKQSMRQGRNPRTGVPCVINARTSVKFKPGKFLLEALNPQSK, from the coding sequence ATGAACAAAACAGATTTAGTAAACGAATTAGCAACGAAAATGCGTATTCCCCAGTATCAATCGAGGCAGTTCGTCAATGCCTTCCAGGAGGTACTTGCAGAGACATTGAAACAGGATGCCATCGTGCTTCAGGGGTTTGGCTCGTTTGAGCCCTGGAAACAGTCAATGCGACAGGGACGTAATCCGCGTACGGGAGTACCTTGTGTGATAAATGCCCGTACCAGTGTAAAGTTTAAACCCGGAAAGTTTTTGTTGGAGGCTTTGAATCCTCAAAGCAAATGA
- a CDS encoding four helix bundle protein — protein sequence MALHTETPLYLRTVELIKMIYAVSHHAPREYKYTLMQDIRRDSMNLTRCIYRANVSLDKSPHLMQLVDEFEFLKLEIRLCNDLRIIDTGSYAKLVLLMEDIGRQITGWRKSVIK from the coding sequence ATGGCTTTACATACTGAAACTCCGCTTTATCTGCGGACGGTTGAACTGATAAAAATGATCTATGCCGTATCGCATCATGCTCCCCGCGAATATAAGTACACCCTGATGCAGGATATCCGCAGGGATTCGATGAACCTGACCCGTTGCATCTATCGGGCGAATGTGTCGTTGGACAAATCGCCCCATCTGATGCAGCTTGTCGACGAATTTGAATTCCTTAAACTGGAAATACGGCTCTGCAACGATCTACGGATCATCGATACGGGCAGTTATGCCAAACTGGTCTTATTGATGGAAGATATCGGACGGCAGATAACAGGGTGGCGGAAGAGCGTAATTAAATAA
- a CDS encoding RNA-directed DNA polymerase, producing MSNWYWSSTVYNSGKHWIVNLSNGNTNNNNDNNNNYVRCVRDSFMNLKTKMKYEMKIDFESLVQAWYDCRKTKRRTDAAMEFEMDAEYNLYTLYKEIEEGRYKISRSDAFVVTEPVKREVFAASFRDRVVHHYLAARINPLFEKEFILDSYSCRVGKGTLFAVNRLKRFIAQCSGNYTKDCYVLQCDIRGFFMNIDRRLLADKLDRFLRANYEGDDLETVLYLTRLIALDNPVSRVHIKGHRSLWKGLPKDKSLFSMNGMPLPNETKPRQLDLFVCNRELGLPIGNLTSQLFANFYLNGFDHYCKSKLGLRYYGRYVDDFFVVHNDKEYLKSLIPLFQQYLQEELGLTLHPNKIRLTHYTNGIRFVGAIVKGRVILTGKRAVKGMRKVIGEYNYKVSKHPLSEDEEEHFLQSLNSYLGLMRHHSSLNLRKKVREWLSPALDKLYYVSPEKIVRKEKVRLLRHQTVRNICSTIIRGQKKAGLVPGNYDELYQVIYASRYSCYEILNHGFTY from the coding sequence GTGAGCAATTGGTACTGGAGTAGTACGGTCTACAATAGTGGCAAACACTGGATCGTGAACCTCAGCAATGGCAATACCAACAACAACAACGACAACAACAACAACTATGTTCGCTGTGTCCGGGACTCGTTTATGAATCTAAAAACAAAAATGAAGTATGAAATGAAAATAGACTTTGAATCATTGGTGCAAGCATGGTACGATTGCCGTAAGACAAAACGGAGAACGGATGCTGCGATGGAGTTTGAAATGGATGCGGAGTATAATCTTTATACATTATATAAAGAGATAGAAGAAGGACGCTATAAGATTTCGCGTTCGGATGCATTTGTCGTGACGGAACCTGTCAAGCGGGAAGTCTTTGCGGCTTCTTTTCGCGACCGGGTGGTACATCATTATCTGGCAGCGCGTATCAATCCTTTGTTTGAGAAGGAGTTTATACTGGACAGTTATTCGTGTCGTGTCGGCAAAGGCACTTTGTTTGCTGTAAATCGCTTGAAGCGGTTTATAGCCCAATGTTCGGGAAATTATACAAAAGACTGTTATGTCCTTCAGTGTGATATACGGGGGTTCTTTATGAATATAGACCGCCGTTTACTGGCTGATAAGCTGGATCGTTTTTTGCGGGCCAATTATGAAGGGGATGACCTGGAAACGGTATTATACCTGACTCGGCTGATCGCATTGGATAATCCGGTATCGAGGGTACATATAAAAGGGCACCGGTCTTTATGGAAAGGCCTGCCGAAAGATAAGAGTCTGTTTTCAATGAACGGCATGCCGCTTCCGAATGAAACGAAACCCAGGCAACTCGATTTGTTTGTATGCAACCGTGAATTGGGGTTGCCGATCGGTAATCTGACCAGTCAGTTGTTTGCTAATTTTTACCTGAATGGCTTCGACCATTACTGTAAAAGTAAATTGGGGTTACGTTATTATGGACGGTATGTAGACGATTTCTTTGTCGTGCATAACGACAAGGAGTATTTGAAGAGTCTGATACCCTTGTTCCAGCAGTATCTGCAGGAAGAACTGGGGTTGACCCTTCATCCGAATAAAATTCGGCTGACCCACTATACGAATGGTATCCGTTTTGTCGGAGCTATCGTGAAAGGACGGGTTATCCTGACGGGGAAACGGGCCGTGAAAGGGATGCGTAAAGTGATAGGAGAATATAATTATAAGGTATCGAAACATCCGTTGAGCGAAGATGAAGAGGAACATTTTCTACAAAGCCTGAATTCATATTTGGGGCTGATGAGGCATCATAGCAGTTTGAACTTGAGGAAGAAGGTAAGAGAATGGCTTTCGCCGGCACTCGACAAACTATATTATGTCAGTCCCGAGAAAATAGTCCGGAAAGAGAAGGTGCGCCTGTTGCGCCATCAGACAGTAAGGAATATTTGCTCGACTATAATAAGAGGTCAGAAAAAGGCCGGGCTGGTTCCCGGAAATTACGACGAATTGTATCAGGTAATATATGCATCCAGATATAGTTGTTACGAAATATTGAATCATGGCTTTACATACTGA
- a CDS encoding DUF1566 domain-containing protein, with translation MSNNYWSSTANSSGNHWYVNFNNGNTNNNNDNNNKYVRCVRDWFESLSLIVCNYLV, from the coding sequence GTGAGCAATAACTACTGGAGTAGTACGGCCAACAGTAGTGGCAACCACTGGTACGTGAACTTCAACAATGGCAATACCAACAACAACAACGACAACAACAACAAATATGTTCGCTGTGTCCGGGACTGGTTTGAGTCTTTAAGCCTGATTGTTTGTAATTATTTAGTATAA